The Paracholeplasma brassicae genome contains a region encoding:
- the dtd gene encoding D-aminoacyl-tRNA deacylase encodes MRAFVQRVTQASVAVAKEDYERSIEQGFLIFFGVSAFDTEEDYQFILRKIKSLRIFSDEDGKMNLSLKQVNGEILLVSQFTLYGSVKNNNRPSFTNSANPTMATMYYERLISDLSLDYTVKTGIFGADMKVSLLNDGPVSILIDSKEA; translated from the coding sequence ATGAGGGCGTTTGTTCAACGAGTCACACAAGCCAGTGTGGCTGTCGCTAAAGAAGATTACGAACGTTCAATTGAACAAGGGTTTTTGATCTTTTTTGGTGTTTCGGCATTTGATACAGAAGAAGACTATCAATTTATTTTAAGGAAAATTAAATCGTTGCGCATCTTTTCTGATGAGGATGGGAAAATGAATTTAAGTCTAAAACAAGTCAATGGCGAGATTTTACTTGTGTCACAGTTTACACTATATGGATCTGTGAAAAACAATAATCGACCGTCGTTTACAAATAGTGCGAACCCAACCATGGCAACAATGTATTATGAACGGTTGATTTCAGATTTATCATTGGATTACACAGTTAAGACAGGTATTTTTGGTGCTGACATGAAAGTGAGTTTACTCAACGACGGACCGGTTAGCATTTTAATCGACTCCAAGGAGGCATAA
- a CDS encoding IS3 family transposase, with amino-acid sequence MLCEILLIVRSSYYKWLKHEETNEEKINHELSQLILEYHDEFKGILGYRRMTLWINKRNQTNYNVKRIRRLMKKLGVSSVIRRVRKGYIKVRPEITAENVLNRQFEANNPNEKWLTDVTEFKVIGSNTKLYLSAIIDLCDTSIISYKMGISNNNQLVNETFEKAFQLNPEAKPMVHSDRGYQYTNKVFQKKLTSRSMTVSMSRVGRCIDNGPMESFWGTLKSEMYYLTQFHDINQLKVAIDQYIQFYNKQRYQEKLKGLTPMEFRNQALKIESVI; translated from the coding sequence GTGTTATGTGAAATCCTTTTGATTGTTCGTAGCAGCTATTATAAGTGGTTAAAACATGAAGAAACAAATGAAGAAAAGATTAATCATGAGTTATCTCAATTGATTCTTGAATATCATGATGAGTTTAAAGGTATCTTAGGCTATAGACGGATGACTTTATGGATTAATAAGCGGAATCAAACGAACTATAATGTAAAACGCATCAGACGATTGATGAAGAAATTAGGTGTATCGTCGGTTATCCGTAGAGTGCGTAAGGGGTATATTAAAGTAAGACCAGAGATCACAGCAGAGAATGTCTTAAACAGACAATTTGAGGCTAATAATCCCAATGAGAAATGGTTAACAGACGTTACCGAGTTCAAGGTGATTGGATCGAATACTAAGTTATACTTAAGTGCCATCATCGATCTGTGTGATACCAGTATTATCAGTTACAAAATGGGTATATCGAATAATAACCAACTGGTAAATGAAACCTTCGAGAAAGCATTCCAACTTAATCCGGAAGCCAAACCGATGGTACACAGTGACCGCGGGTATCAATATACGAATAAAGTGTTTCAAAAGAAGCTCACTTCTAGAAGCATGACAGTCAGTATGTCTAGAGTTGGTAGGTGTATTGATAATGGACCGATGGAGAGTTTTTGGGGTACACTTAAATCAGAAATGTACTATTTAACCCAGTTTCACGACATCAATCAACTCAAAGTAGCGATTGATCAATACATCCAGTTTTATAATAAACAAAGGTACCAAGAAAAACTAAAAGGCTTAACTCCGATGGAATTTCGGAATCAAGCCTTAAAAATTGAATCAGTTATTTAA
- a CDS encoding carbohydrate ABC transporter permease has protein sequence MTKVMTKVKGAILAPFKKSVEVVARFSGKHISPIFEKLAYLLTHNFIYRNKESNVVLFSIIKIKVTRRRREHFYGYMFISLWIIGFLIFTLYPMFNSLYLSFTESYPHLTRGMSTTFVGVRNYINIIRSQNLIPEFQKYIGKMLLSIPLIIVFSIMISMLINQPMKLKGIWRTIFFMPVIISSGPVILELTQQDAVSLPSISESGAIGFIVNNLGSWIANPLEALFNSLLLILWYAGVPILIFLAGLQKIDTSIYEAASIDGASPWDNFWKITLPSIKPLISVAIIYVVVSMSLYVEPGGVLDQAKMHMLNGGSDSALYFGYGYAAAISWVYFILMLALMGIFIGVTSIRRKKVKRWN, from the coding sequence ATGACAAAAGTAATGACGAAAGTAAAAGGCGCAATCTTAGCACCTTTTAAAAAAAGCGTTGAAGTGGTCGCTCGATTTTCAGGCAAACACATCAGTCCAATCTTTGAAAAATTGGCGTACCTACTGACTCATAATTTTATCTACCGAAATAAAGAATCAAACGTTGTGCTTTTTAGTATAATCAAAATCAAGGTAACAAGAAGAAGACGCGAACATTTTTATGGTTATATGTTTATCTCGCTGTGGATTATCGGGTTTTTGATCTTCACTTTGTATCCAATGTTTAATTCACTATACCTTAGCTTTACTGAAAGTTATCCTCATTTAACCAGAGGGATGTCAACCACATTTGTTGGGGTAAGAAACTACATTAATATCATAAGGAGTCAAAACTTAATCCCTGAATTTCAAAAATATATTGGTAAAATGCTTTTGTCTATTCCATTGATTATTGTTTTTTCAATTATGATTTCGATGTTAATCAATCAACCAATGAAACTAAAAGGCATTTGGCGTACGATTTTCTTTATGCCAGTCATCATTTCATCGGGTCCAGTCATTTTGGAGCTGACCCAACAAGACGCAGTAAGCTTACCATCAATTAGTGAAAGTGGTGCCATTGGTTTTATCGTCAACAATCTGGGATCTTGGATAGCTAATCCACTAGAGGCATTATTTAATTCACTCTTACTTATCTTGTGGTATGCCGGGGTTCCGATCTTGATATTTCTTGCGGGCCTTCAAAAAATTGATACCTCAATTTATGAGGCTGCATCCATTGATGGGGCATCGCCTTGGGATAATTTTTGGAAAATTACCTTGCCATCAATCAAACCGTTAATTAGTGTGGCGATCATTTACGTGGTGGTATCGATGAGTCTTTATGTCGAACCAGGTGGTGTATTAGATCAAGCAAAAATGCACATGCTAAATGGTGGGTCTGATTCAGCGCTTTACTTTGGGTATGGTTATGCCGCAGCAATCTCATGGGTTTATTTCATATTGATGCTTGCATTAATGGGTATATTTATCGGTGTTACATCAATTAGACGTAAGAAGGTGAAACGATGGAACTAA
- a CDS encoding helix-turn-helix domain-containing protein — protein MSRTPRFSKETKIKAIKAYQTGIKSMLEIACELGCDVSSVKQWVRNYESMGSMAFEDKPRNQSYMKSFKLKVIKAYHDGKGSYAELAKQYQITSDSMIKSWVSKYNRHNEIKAYDPKGYVYMAKSRKVSYEEKLDIVKWTIEHNFEYKLAAEKFETAYSQVYNWVRKYNVEGEAGLKDERGKRKPVENLSEIEKLKREVELLRRKNERLEMEAEVIKKFQEIERRDILARSAKKPNTKR, from the coding sequence ATGTCAAGAACACCAAGATTCAGTAAAGAAACAAAAATCAAAGCAATCAAAGCATATCAAACAGGAATCAAGTCAATGTTAGAAATCGCATGTGAATTAGGATGTGACGTATCCAGTGTTAAACAATGGGTCAGGAACTATGAATCGATGGGAAGTATGGCATTTGAGGATAAACCAAGAAACCAAAGTTATATGAAATCATTCAAATTAAAGGTGATTAAAGCTTACCACGATGGCAAAGGATCATACGCAGAACTGGCCAAACAATATCAAATAACATCAGACTCAATGATTAAGAGTTGGGTTTCCAAGTATAATAGACATAACGAGATCAAAGCGTATGATCCAAAGGGGTATGTTTATATGGCGAAATCAAGAAAAGTGAGTTATGAAGAAAAGTTAGATATAGTGAAATGGACGATTGAACATAACTTTGAATATAAACTCGCAGCGGAGAAGTTTGAGACAGCCTACTCACAAGTGTATAACTGGGTCAGAAAATACAACGTAGAAGGTGAAGCTGGTTTAAAGGACGAACGAGGCAAGAGAAAGCCTGTAGAGAATCTAAGTGAAATTGAGAAACTAAAACGTGAAGTTGAGCTTCTAAGACGGAAGAATGAACGTCTGGAGATGGAGGCTGAAGTCATAAAAAAATTCCAGGAGATCGAAAGGAGGGATATTTTAGCAAGATCCGCCAAGAAGCCAAATACAAAACGATAA
- a CDS encoding carbohydrate ABC transporter permease, translating to MELNKSLFSIQKKQKAKKVLFGMHTTDGLIYRFVLITLLISFSYIYLYPVLFMLVNSLKSVDDLLNPGVRWVPTTLEFNNYQTAFKVLDMPSIVFSSTWYVLKVSLITTISSALIGYGFAMYEFPFKKLFLFLMLATFILPPQVLMVSNMTVFRLLGIISSSKTMTLPALFGQGLNQSIFILIYYQFFKTIPQVLMESAEIDGASQLKIFFKIALPSAIPSIVIVFLFSFVWYWNETFMTALYVGGQVTLPLKLQAFVDSYSTLFQEGTIGARLNEAIKLAGTMLTVLPLLVLYFFAQKNFTESIDRTGITGE from the coding sequence ATGGAACTAAATAAATCACTATTTTCAATACAAAAAAAGCAAAAAGCGAAAAAAGTACTTTTTGGGATGCACACAACTGATGGGTTGATATATCGTTTTGTCTTGATTACGTTATTGATCAGTTTTTCTTATATTTATCTCTATCCAGTCTTATTTATGCTGGTTAATAGTTTAAAATCGGTTGATGACTTATTGAACCCAGGGGTAAGATGGGTACCAACCACTTTAGAATTTAACAATTATCAAACGGCATTTAAAGTACTTGATATGCCTTCGATTGTTTTTAGTTCAACGTGGTATGTTTTAAAAGTAAGTTTGATTACGACCATTTCCTCAGCTCTGATTGGTTATGGGTTTGCGATGTATGAATTTCCGTTTAAAAAATTATTCTTGTTTTTGATGCTTGCGACGTTTATTTTGCCGCCACAAGTATTGATGGTGTCAAACATGACGGTCTTTCGCTTGTTAGGCATTATATCGTCTTCTAAAACCATGACTTTACCAGCATTATTTGGACAAGGATTAAACCAATCAATCTTTATTTTGATATATTATCAATTTTTTAAGACGATTCCTCAAGTTTTAATGGAATCCGCTGAAATTGATGGTGCAAGTCAATTAAAGATATTCTTTAAAATTGCGTTGCCATCTGCGATACCATCCATTGTAATTGTTTTTCTATTTAGCTTTGTTTGGTATTGGAATGAAACGTTTATGACCGCACTTTACGTTGGAGGACAAGTAACGTTGCCTCTAAAATTACAAGCATTCGTTGATAGTTATAGCACCTTGTTTCAAGAAGGTACGATAGGCGCTAGACTCAACGAAGCAATAAAATTAGCTGGTACGATGCTCACCGTATTACCACTCTTAGTGCTCTATTTTTTCGCACAAAAGAACTTCACAGAGAGTATTGATCGTACGGGTATTACAGGAGAGTAA
- a CDS encoding adenine phosphoribosyltransferase, translating into MDLKEYIASIKDFPKEGILFRDITPLMLDGKAYKFACDQMIEYAKEVKATVIVGPEARGFIFGCPVAYALELGFAPVRKPGKLPRETVTVKYDLEYGSNELSMHKDAIKKGDRVLIVDDLLATGGTVDATIKLIEKLGGTVVGAAFFIELEALEGRKLLEGYDVFASLKY; encoded by the coding sequence ATGGATTTGAAAGAATATATTGCATCAATTAAAGATTTTCCCAAAGAAGGCATTTTATTTAGAGATATTACCCCATTGATGTTAGATGGTAAAGCTTATAAGTTTGCTTGTGATCAAATGATTGAATACGCTAAAGAAGTAAAGGCTACGGTCATCGTTGGTCCAGAAGCTAGAGGTTTTATTTTCGGATGTCCTGTGGCATACGCTTTAGAACTTGGATTTGCACCGGTTAGAAAACCAGGCAAACTGCCAAGGGAAACGGTAACGGTGAAATACGATTTAGAATACGGTTCGAATGAATTATCGATGCACAAGGACGCCATTAAAAAAGGCGATCGTGTCTTAATTGTCGATGATTTACTTGCGACAGGTGGTACAGTCGACGCAACCATAAAATTAATTGAAAAATTAGGTGGTACGGTAGTAGGTGCCGCATTCTTTATTGAACTTGAAGCACTAGAAGGCAGAAAACTACTTGAAGGATACGACGTATTTGCATCCTTAAAGTACTAA
- a CDS encoding RelA/SpoT family protein, which yields MTEIITFDRLIDQIKNYIHKEEDLKRIEAAYKLSFFQHEGQFRKSGEPYITHPLAVAHILAMLNAGPNTLVAALLHDLVEDTSTTLDDLKNQFGDDVKELVDGVTKISKISFNVEVSQADNHQKMLLAMSKDIRVILIKIADRLHNMRTIEAQSIEKQVKIATETLDIYAPLAHRLGLFIIKAELEDRCLKILNAPYYHRISNMIENQKNIRSKSIEDMITVINEELHANLKNTYKIFGRTKNIFSIYKKMVNQQKAFEDIYDILAIRIIVDKIETCYQVLGIIHANFIPIPKRFKDYIAVPKPNMYQSLHTTILSDDGAIYEIQIRTEEMDRIAEYGVAAHWAYKENKEYSKEKEQFEIAQKLKWYGELLKMTEDVDDNSSGANEFVETIKTDILEANVYVFTPKGQVIELNKGCTPIDFAYRIHSDIGNKAVGAMVNNKIVPLDYELETGDIVSIRTAKNSPGPSEDWIKIAKSAHARHKIKGFLNKQNRDQLFESGKNSVDREAAANKADLSKLDDEFVKKHFSKNMVLDLESLYIEVGKGILSPKTVIAKLIGKEIDKESILQRQLEKAQRILTTNHSTGVIVEGLNTPQIKIANCCLPVPGDHIVGYVTKGSGIAVHHEDCPNIKSLTENRLVDVYWASNITRKYPTRIKIMGINRENILSEIISTINSTNLTIAEINAISNQNLENITTLKLLTSTRQDLETAMVNLLKISDIYHIERKFT from the coding sequence TTGACAGAAATTATCACATTTGACCGGCTAATCGATCAAATCAAAAATTACATCCATAAAGAAGAGGATTTAAAACGAATTGAAGCGGCATATAAATTGTCGTTTTTTCAGCATGAAGGGCAGTTTAGAAAAAGTGGCGAACCCTACATCACGCATCCATTAGCCGTAGCACACATTTTAGCTATGTTAAATGCTGGTCCAAACACCTTGGTTGCGGCACTTTTACATGACTTAGTGGAAGACACATCAACGACACTAGATGACTTAAAAAATCAATTTGGCGATGACGTGAAAGAACTGGTTGATGGAGTCACAAAAATATCAAAAATTTCATTTAATGTGGAAGTTTCACAAGCAGATAATCATCAAAAAATGTTATTAGCTATGTCAAAAGACATTCGTGTGATTTTGATTAAGATTGCAGACCGTCTACACAACATGCGTACAATTGAGGCACAATCAATTGAAAAACAAGTGAAAATTGCGACTGAAACGCTTGATATTTATGCACCTTTAGCTCATAGACTCGGTCTATTCATTATTAAAGCAGAACTTGAAGACAGATGTTTGAAGATATTGAATGCACCTTATTATCATCGTATTTCAAATATGATTGAAAATCAAAAAAACATAAGGTCAAAATCAATCGAAGACATGATTACGGTCATCAATGAAGAGCTACACGCAAATCTAAAAAACACGTATAAGATTTTTGGACGAACCAAAAATATTTTTTCAATTTACAAAAAAATGGTCAATCAACAAAAAGCATTTGAAGACATCTATGACATTCTAGCCATTCGAATTATCGTTGATAAAATTGAAACATGTTATCAAGTCTTAGGTATCATTCATGCAAACTTTATCCCAATTCCAAAACGCTTTAAGGATTATATTGCAGTACCTAAACCAAACATGTATCAATCACTTCATACAACGATTTTATCGGACGATGGCGCCATTTATGAGATCCAAATTAGAACTGAAGAAATGGATCGTATTGCCGAATACGGGGTTGCTGCCCACTGGGCGTATAAAGAAAATAAAGAATATTCTAAGGAAAAAGAACAATTTGAAATTGCTCAAAAATTAAAGTGGTACGGTGAACTACTAAAAATGACCGAAGACGTTGATGATAATTCCAGTGGTGCCAATGAGTTTGTTGAGACCATAAAAACGGATATCTTAGAAGCAAATGTGTATGTATTTACGCCCAAAGGTCAAGTCATAGAGCTAAATAAAGGCTGTACCCCAATTGATTTTGCGTATCGTATTCACTCTGATATTGGTAATAAAGCCGTTGGTGCGATGGTCAATAACAAGATTGTCCCACTGGATTATGAGCTAGAAACAGGCGATATCGTCTCAATTCGTACGGCCAAAAATTCACCAGGACCATCAGAAGATTGGATTAAAATTGCAAAATCAGCGCATGCAAGGCATAAAATCAAAGGTTTTTTAAACAAACAAAATCGTGATCAATTATTTGAAAGTGGTAAGAATTCAGTTGATCGTGAAGCAGCGGCAAATAAAGCAGACCTGTCTAAATTAGACGATGAATTTGTCAAAAAGCACTTTTCGAAAAATATGGTTCTTGATTTAGAATCACTTTACATCGAAGTAGGTAAAGGAATCTTAAGTCCAAAAACGGTCATTGCCAAGCTCATTGGTAAAGAAATCGATAAAGAAAGCATTTTACAACGACAGTTAGAAAAAGCACAAAGAATTCTAACAACTAATCACTCCACTGGTGTGATTGTTGAGGGACTAAATACGCCACAAATTAAAATTGCGAATTGTTGCTTACCAGTACCTGGCGATCATATTGTTGGCTATGTGACAAAGGGCAGTGGTATCGCTGTGCACCACGAAGATTGTCCAAACATCAAATCACTCACAGAAAATCGATTGGTCGATGTCTATTGGGCAAGCAATATCACAAGAAAATACCCGACTCGAATTAAAATTATGGGTATTAACCGAGAAAATATATTAAGCGAAATCATTTCAACCATCAATTCAACCAATCTTACGATTGCCGAAATCAATGCGATTTCGAATCAAAACTTAGAGAACATAACAACGTTAAAATTATTGACATCGACACGTCAAGATTTAGAAACAGCGATGGTTAACCTACTAAAGATCAGTGATATTTATCACATTGAAAGGAAGTTTACGTAA
- a CDS encoding family 16 glycosylhydrolase → MKKISIMMIFTLAILLSACSEKISLEKLKPVDDCNEQRLDGGWVCTWADEFEGDTLDLEKWNYEIDGGGGGNNELQYYTNKNTSVANSVLTITAKKEEYMGRSYTSSRITTKYKGDFTYGRFIIRAKNPVGRGTWPAVWMMPTMNSYGIWPKSGEIDIMEYVGYDPTRVHGTIHTERFNHGLGTQLGGSVTLPTANQEFHDYEIIWKPGTITWFVDGDQYYEVNYTPQFTSDSKYNEAFPFDKPFFLILNLAIGGNWGGVQGVDDSIFPAAFEIDFVRVYQLDYASVDKKVPEKVANINKAEVANTIHWQRAFDDYDIEKYAIYVDGKFNGYSNLNQYTLVGLEPNKSYNITVEAIDFVGRTSKISEPFVYKT, encoded by the coding sequence ATGAAAAAAATATCAATTATGATGATTTTCACACTCGCGATATTATTATCTGCTTGTAGTGAAAAAATATCACTCGAAAAATTAAAACCAGTCGATGATTGTAACGAACAAAGACTAGATGGTGGATGGGTATGCACTTGGGCAGATGAATTTGAAGGTGATACACTCGATTTAGAAAAGTGGAATTATGAAATTGATGGTGGTGGCGGTGGAAACAATGAACTTCAATATTACACCAATAAAAATACCTCAGTTGCTAATTCAGTATTAACCATTACGGCAAAAAAAGAAGAATACATGGGACGTTCTTATACCTCATCACGTATTACAACAAAATATAAAGGCGATTTTACTTACGGTCGTTTTATTATTCGTGCTAAAAATCCAGTTGGACGCGGTACTTGGCCGGCTGTTTGGATGATGCCAACCATGAACTCTTATGGTATTTGGCCGAAAAGTGGTGAAATTGACATTATGGAATACGTAGGTTATGATCCAACACGTGTTCATGGTACGATTCACACCGAACGATTTAATCACGGCCTTGGCACACAACTTGGCGGTTCTGTGACGCTACCAACGGCAAATCAAGAATTTCACGATTATGAGATTATTTGGAAACCAGGTACCATCACATGGTTTGTCGATGGGGATCAATATTACGAAGTCAATTACACACCACAATTCACAAGTGATTCAAAATATAATGAAGCATTTCCGTTTGATAAACCTTTCTTCTTGATCCTAAACTTAGCGATTGGTGGAAACTGGGGTGGCGTTCAAGGCGTCGATGATTCAATCTTCCCTGCGGCTTTTGAAATCGACTTTGTGAGGGTCTATCAGTTAGACTACGCATCCGTTGATAAAAAAGTACCTGAAAAGGTCGCAAATATTAACAAGGCAGAAGTGGCGAACACCATTCACTGGCAACGTGCATTTGATGATTATGATATCGAAAAATACGCGATTTATGTTGATGGAAAGTTTAATGGATACTCCAATCTTAATCAATACACACTGGTTGGATTAGAACCAAATAAATCTTATAACATCACAGTCGAAGCCATAGATTTTGTCGGTAGAACCTCTAAAATAAGTGAGCCATTTGTTTATAAAACCTAA
- a CDS encoding Nicotinate-nucleotide pyrophosphorylase (Carboxylating), with protein MFDYRLFELMVDPSRKKRQTILSTDVTTFYIYSKEEGILSGNHVLKAFFDFYDLDIEFRFHKEDGTSFRRGDILCSIIGRANDVYYVLNDVVLLLARLSGISTITNYYKSKLGQTTLLDLKQYSPLYEAFEANALAYGGARELENLHLIDELEIEAYGNIEEAIAKAIYLYKDKRIGIEVTDIKLFYDVIKTDVEVIVLKYFNDEALRRARLDAPEDKILIIGGTITPNRLEMISKMGYPYLATPFVLNASRVLEFGVKLGK; from the coding sequence ATGTTTGATTATCGCTTATTTGAATTGATGGTAGATCCTTCAAGAAAGAAGAGACAAACCATTTTATCAACTGATGTCACCACGTTTTACATTTATTCTAAAGAAGAAGGGATTCTTTCAGGCAATCATGTCCTAAAGGCTTTTTTTGATTTTTACGACTTAGACATTGAATTTCGATTTCACAAAGAAGATGGAACCTCGTTTCGACGAGGTGATATCCTATGCTCAATCATAGGTAGAGCAAACGATGTGTATTATGTTTTAAATGATGTGGTATTGTTACTGGCTAGACTTTCGGGAATCTCAACGATTACTAATTATTACAAGTCAAAGCTGGGTCAGACAACGTTGTTAGATTTAAAGCAATACAGTCCTTTATATGAAGCGTTTGAAGCAAATGCCTTAGCTTACGGGGGGGCAAGAGAACTCGAAAACCTTCACTTAATTGATGAGCTTGAAATCGAAGCGTATGGTAACATCGAAGAGGCAATTGCTAAGGCTATTTATCTTTACAAAGACAAAAGAATTGGCATTGAAGTGACTGACATCAAACTATTTTATGATGTGATCAAAACGGATGTTGAGGTCATTGTACTAAAATATTTTAATGATGAAGCACTTAGAAGAGCAAGATTAGATGCCCCAGAGGATAAGATTTTGATCATCGGTGGAACTATTACACCTAATCGTTTAGAAATGATTTCAAAGATGGGTTATCCTTATTTAGCAACGCCATTTGTCCTAAACGCATCAAGAGTACTCGAGTTTGGTGTGAAACTCGGTAAATAG
- a CDS encoding replication-associated recombination protein A, whose protein sequence is MKPLAHRLRPTTFLDIVGQDHLVGPSGIITNMIKKKRLISFILHGNPGTGKTTIANLVSIQSELDTYTFNASTDNKNRLKDIVDTTLYHDILLIIDEIHRMKTDIQDYLLPFVEEGKVTIIGLTTLNPYMSVNPAIRSRCHVYRVNDITEEDIMIVLKRALSSNEVETDSIVKEDTLKLIAQTSNHEIRSALNMLEAVLILGEDQKVITPAIARLALGKPQLKLDADSDNYYEILSAFQKSIRGSDVDASLHYLARLIVLEDLSSIIRRLLVIVYEDVGLANPNLGPKVLAACETALKVGLPEARIPLSVAVIETALSPKSNTAHVALDEAIAEYQSGKTGDIPKHIINREIAKNPSLYKYPHDYPNAVVKQQYLPDKIKDRTYFNPKEDSVYEKALKDRLELLKKL, encoded by the coding sequence ATGAAACCATTAGCCCATCGCTTACGTCCAACCACTTTTTTAGACATTGTTGGGCAAGACCATTTGGTTGGTCCAAGTGGCATTATCACAAACATGATTAAGAAAAAACGACTGATTTCGTTTATTCTACATGGGAACCCAGGCACCGGAAAAACCACCATAGCAAATCTTGTATCCATTCAAAGTGAACTTGACACCTACACGTTCAATGCGTCTACTGACAATAAAAATCGCTTAAAAGATATCGTTGATACGACACTATACCACGACATATTATTAATCATCGATGAGATACACCGAATGAAAACAGATATTCAGGATTATCTTCTGCCCTTTGTTGAAGAAGGCAAAGTCACCATTATTGGACTTACGACGCTCAATCCCTACATGAGTGTCAATCCTGCCATTCGATCAAGATGTCATGTTTACCGTGTCAATGACATTACCGAAGAGGATATCATGATTGTATTAAAACGTGCATTAAGCTCTAATGAAGTTGAAACAGATAGTATCGTTAAAGAAGACACATTAAAACTAATTGCACAAACCTCAAATCATGAAATTCGCTCTGCGCTTAACATGTTAGAGGCTGTTTTAATTCTTGGTGAGGACCAAAAAGTAATCACACCTGCGATTGCTCGTTTAGCACTAGGAAAGCCTCAACTGAAACTAGACGCTGATAGTGATAACTATTACGAGATACTTTCTGCATTTCAAAAATCAATTAGAGGATCTGACGTTGATGCTTCTTTGCATTATCTAGCAAGACTCATCGTTTTAGAAGATCTTTCTAGCATTATTCGCCGCCTCTTAGTGATTGTCTATGAAGACGTTGGTCTAGCAAATCCAAATCTTGGCCCTAAAGTCTTAGCTGCTTGTGAGACGGCGCTTAAGGTTGGCTTACCTGAGGCAAGAATCCCGCTTTCTGTGGCTGTAATTGAAACCGCGTTATCACCGAAATCGAATACCGCTCATGTCGCACTAGACGAGGCGATTGCTGAGTATCAATCAGGCAAAACAGGTGACATACCCAAACACATTATCAATCGTGAAATAGCTAAGAATCCGAGTCTTTATAAATACCCCCATGACTATCCAAACGCCGTTGTGAAACAACAATATTTACCAGATAAAATCAAAGATAGAACTTATTTTAACCCCAAAGAAGATTCGGTTTATGAAAAAGCCCTAAAAGATCGATTAGAATTACTTAAAAAACTATAA